TGTTTAAGCTTGATACCTCTAATATCAGAAAGTGGCAGCCGGATTATGATAATTTAGAGCAATCTTTAATGGACTATGTGGACAATTTTGTGGAAGGCAGGACGGAATTTGATGTTGTCTATGAGATAATGCTTAAATACGGTCTTGACCTGACTTATCCAGTTGATGAGTTTACAATTGCACAGAAAAAGGTTTATTCAATTGGCTTTGGTATGCTTATGATTTGTCTTGATGATGAAATTACAACAGAGGTTGCTAAGGGTATTTTAGCAAAAATAAAAGAATTATCACCTGAAAGCAGCAGAGTTGTATTTAAGGATAATGGATTTAAGTCAGACAGTAACAAGACCAATATCAAGGAAATTCTTAAATCTGGCGGAATTGAAGAATTTATAACTATATAGGGAGGTATGGTCTAAAATGAAGCTGAAATTTGATAAAAACCTAGAATACCAACAGCAGGCCATAGCTTCCGTTGTGGATTTGTTTAGAGGCCAAACGCCTATGCATACTAATTTTACCGTATCAGCTTATAATGGACAAATAGGCCTGTTTGATACAGAAAACGGTATAGGCAACAGGCTTGAACTGGATGAAGAAGAAATACTTAAGAATTTACAAGAAGTTCAGCTTAGAAATGGCCTGCCACAAACAAAGTATCTAAAAGCCGGCGAGTATGATTTTGATATAGAGATGGAAACCGGTACAGGTAAGACCTATGTTTATTTAAGGACAATTTTTGAACTCCATAAAAACTATGGGTTTTCCAAGTTTATTATTGTTGTTCCCAGCATTGCCATTAAAGAAGGTGTGTATAAAACCTTACAGATTACAGAGGAACATTTTAAGGAATTATATGATAATACAATTTACCACTACTTCATATATGACAGCAGCAAGCTGGAACAGGTAAGAAGCTTTGCGGTGAGCGATAATATTGAGATTATGGTTATAAACATTGACGCTTTTAGGAAGAGTTTTACAGACCCTACTAAGGAAAATAAGGCCAATATTATTCATAGGACAAATGACAGGTTAAACGGTATGAAGCCTATTGAGCTTATTCAGGAGACCAGACCCATCGTTATTATAGACGAGCCACAATCTGTAGACACGACTCCTAAAGCCAAAGAGGCTATTAAATCTCTAAATCCTTTATGTATATTACGTTACTCAGCAACCCATGTGGAAAGGCACAACCTGGTTTATAAGCTGGATGCAGTAGATAGTTATAATTTGGGTTTGGTTAAACAGATAGAAGTTGCTGGGTTTACAACTAAAGACTACCACAATAAAGCCTACTTGAAGCTTTTATCTGTAGACAATAAAAAATCTCCTATAACAGCCAAAATAGAGATGGATGTCAAAGATAGAAAAGGTGTGGTTAAACGGAAAGCGGTAACAGTTAAGCGTGGAGATGACCTTTATGAAAAATCCGGAGGGCGTGATGTCTATGAAGGATACATTATTAGCGAAATTTATTGCGAAGTTGGGAATGAATATGTTGCCTTTACAAGTAAGCCGGATATTTTACGTATAGGTAAACCTATAGGAGATGTGGACGACCTGGCCATAAAAGAACAGCAGATTAGAAAGACAATAGAGGAGCACTTAGATAAAGAACTGGTATTAAACAAGCTGGGAATAAAAGTGCTGAGCCTGTTCTTTATAGACCGTGTGGCAAATTATCGCTACTATGATGAAAATGGGAATCCTCAAAAGGGTATCTATGCAAAGCTCTTTGAAAAACACTATAACGACCTCATAAGACTGCCTAAGTATAATACGCTGTTTAAAGATATTGATTTAGATACCGCCGCTGAAGAAGTCCACAATGGATACTTTTCAGCAGATAGAAAAGGTGTTTTAAAAGACACTAATGGTTCTACGCGAGATGATGAGGATACTTATAACTTGATTATGAAAGACAAGGAGCGCCTTTTATCCTTTGATACTAAACTTAGATTTATTTTCTCACACTCAGCATTACGTGAAGGTTGGGATAACCCCAATGTGTTTCAGATATGTACCCTAAATGAAACACAGAGCGAGGTTAAAAAGCGTCAAGAGATTGGTCGTGGTTTGCGTCTTTGTGTTAATCAGGAAGGAGAACGCCAGTATGGTTCTTTTATAAACACATTGACGGTTATCGCTAATGAAAGCTATGAGGAATTTGCAGCTAAACTCCAGAAAGAATACGAAACTGAAAGCGGCATACGATTTGGCATTATTGAAACACATTTATTTGCCAATATCCTAGTAAAACAAGAGGATGGAAGCATAAAGTATTTAGGACAGGAAGCTTCGGAAGCCATATTCAAAGCATTTTTAGATAATGGCTATATTGATGAAACAGGTAAAGTGCAGGACAAGCTGAAAATTGATATAAAAGACAACAAGCTAAATATACCAGAAGATTATGAATATGTAAAAGCAGAGATTACGGCTCTTGCCAGAAAAGTATGTAGCGGACTTAATATCAAGAACAATAACGATAAAAAAGCTATTAAGCTTAATAAGCAGGTATATCTTGACCCTGAGTTTAAAGAGTTATGGGATAGGATTAAATACAAAACTACCTATTCTGTAGATTTTGATAGTGAAAAGCTAATAGATGAATGTTGTAGAGAGATGCAGAAAAGCTTATTTATAAGTTCTCCAAAGCTTATATATACGAAAGCAGGGCTTGATATTAGTGCCGGTGGCGTTGTGGCGGAAGAATCAGATAGATATGCTGTTGCTTTGGATAACAAACAGGAAAATCTACCTGATATCATTGCCTATCTTCAGAATGAAACCAATTTAACAAGAAAAACTATTGTGGAGATACTGATAAGAAGTAATACTCTCCACCTTTTTAAGAAGAACCCTCAAAAGTATATGGAGCAGGTAGCACAAATCATCATTGCTAAAATGAGGTTAATGATAGTTGATGGTATTAAATACACTAAGCTAGGTGATGACGAATATTACGCACAAGAACTATTTGAAAGTAAGGACAAAGAACTTATCGGCTATTTGTCCAAAAATATGATGGAAAGTAAAAAATCGGTATACGAATATGTAGTATATGATAGTGCCAACGAAGAGAAATTTGCCAGAAGCTTTGAAAACAATAGCAAAGTTAAGTTGTATGCAAAACTTCCCGGCTGGTTTACCATCCCCACTCCCTTAGGCAGCTATAATCCTGACTGGGCTGTACTAATCGATACGGATGGCAAGGATAAACTGTACTTTGTACTGGAAACCAAAGCTGATACGATGTTTGATGCCTTAAGACCAACAGAAAGAGCTAAAATTGAATGCGGGAAGAAACACTTTGAGGCTTTAGGTACTGAAGTAGAATTTGAAGAAATTGATAGTTTTGAAGAATTCATAGAGGAAACAGTAGTAGTAAGTTAGAATTATTAATTCAATAGAAACTTTGCAGATTGATAGAAATATAGAAAATTATAAGGAACATGGTATATCTAAAGTTTAATGATATGCCATGTTTTTATTTGATTCTACATGTAATTTTACCTTTGCATAGTTGAGATTCCATATGTAAATATAGGTTTTTATTTTTAACGCCCTATATATACAAAAGGTTTATAGAAGTTGCTATGAAATGGCATAGCAAGAGTATTTGAAAAGAATGTAGTTTTAAATTATGAATGAAAAATGAAATGGGATGGAAGGAATATTAAAATAATAAATAACAAGTTAAAAAATAACAATTAATGATAATCGAATATCTGGTGTTAGTATATAACAGTGGATACGAAAAGTTTAACACGATACAATAAGCACAATAAAGGTTGTTAAGCAATGTCCAAAAATGGTAATCGTTATTCAGAAGAATTTAAACAACAGATAGTTGTTGATCTGTACAAAGCAGGTAATTTAGTTTCTTACCTGAGTTGTGAGTATGGCGTAGCAAATGTAACGATATATAAATGAATTGAAGAGTTATCTCCAATCAAATTATCTAATAAGGAAGAAATCACTTCTAAGGAATACGATAAATTAAAAAATGTATTGTTGAGCTTGAAATGGAAAATAAAATATTAAAAAAAGCTACCGCCATATTCGCAAGAAAACGATAAAAGAAATCGTTACCTTCATCGAAAAATACAAATCAAAATATACATAAAGCTTATATGCAAAGCCTTAGAATTTCCCATAAATACTTATTATATGGCTCTTCTTGCTGTACCGTCAAAACGACATATGGAAGCCGATAACCTAAAGGCAGAAATCTGCAAGATTTATATGGACAACAAATGTCACTACGGAGCCCCAAAGAGATATAAAGCACTTAAAGTAAGCGGTAAAAATATAAATTTAAAATGAGTACAACGTTATATGTCTTCTAAGGGATTACGTTCAATCGTTGTAAAAAAGTATCGTCCAAATTCTTCAAAATCAAGTGCAGAAGAAAAAGAAAACCTTTTAAACAGAGATTTTAAAGCTAAAGGGATAAACCAAAAGTGGTGTACTGACATTCTTTTATTTATTTTATCAAAAATGGATGGACTTATCTGGCTTCAGTCATGGATTTTTATAGTAGAAAAATTATTAGTTATGCATATAACACTTCAATGACTACCGAATTAGCAATTAAGTCATTAGAAAATGCCTGTTTGAATACTAAAAATGCAAAAGGAATTATTTCACACAGAGATCTGGGAACGTAGTACACCAGCTAAAATTTCAAGAGTTAATCTTAAAGAAGGAAATCATACATTCCTTTAGTCGTAAAGGAAATCTTTATGATAATGTATGTATTGAATTTTTCCATTCTATCCTCAAGAAAGAAGAAATTAACCATAATAAATACTATGATATAATGCTGCACGTAAGAAAATTTTTGAATTTATCGAATCTTGGTATAACCGTAAAAGGATTCATAGTTCAATTAATGATGTAACTCCTCAGGCTATACATGAAGTTGTTATCTAACAAATTAAACTTTTTGTGTCTACTCTATTGAAACAAGTCCAGCTCAAAATAAAACAAAAAGTCTTATTTCAATTCAAAAAAAACATAAGTTATTTATTATAATGAGTAGAGTATCTACGACAAATTTAACTAATTATTGTAATTTATTTTATTATATTGTATATTATTGTTAATTATTTGTAATGGGGGAGATAATTTGTCAGTTGCTTTTGGGAAAATAGAGTATAGGATTAATAATCCTAAAGTTATTGCATTAGGTGTATCTCATACTATAGAAGAAATGAGGAATGCTTTGACTAATGAGGTATACAATAAAGTTTATGATATTCATGGTATTAATGATTTAATAGATTCAATTTTACAAGGTTTATCTGATACAGGTTTTAATAAAGAATCTTTATTGTCTGTTTTCTCATGTAATGATAAAATTACTAATTGGGAAATTGGGGAAGCTTATGCCCAAACATATATTGAAGATAATTATCATTCTTATTTACCATGGAATATTAATAGAGATACAAAAAAGCCAGGATCAAGTTTGCCTGGAGCTGATATTGTAGGACTACACAGTCATAATAATTCTGTATTTTTTTTATTTGGAGAAATTAAAACTTCTTCACAAAAAAAATATCCACCTAGTGTAACGTATGGTCCAGACGGTTTGAAAAAACAATTAGAAGAACTTTGTACAGAAGAAGAAACTATCATTACACTAATAAAATATTTGGGATTTAGACTAAAGAATACTAAGTATTGGGATATGTATCAAAAAGCTTTTTATAATTATCATATTAACAATTTCAATGTACATATATTTGGAGTACTTGTAAGAGATGTGGATCCGAATAAAAAAGATCTATCTGAAAGAGCTAAATCTTTAGCTTCTTATTGTATAAATGGTCGGCAAGTATATCTTACAGCAATATATTTGCCTCAAGATGCAATTTCAAAATTTGTATCTGTAATGGAAAACGAACATGAAAGGAGGGTTAGATTTAGTGCTAAAAAATGAAGATTTATATCGACTTGAGCAGCATTGGGCGGTATCTGCAATACCTAAAAATGTTCGGGATCATTGCTTTTCTGAGATTGAAAAAATTATTGTACAAAAATCTGTTGGAAAGCAGCTAGGGTTTAATTATGTTACTTCTAATCAATTAAAAATGCAAATTCGTAAGATTATTAGTGCTTACGAGATAGCAGCTATCGAAAATATTGGTAGTATAATTAATCCTACAGAAGCAAATTTGGATCGAGGATTATTTATTGCTGCATCATGGAAGGCCTATGAGTTATATCGTGCAATGGAAATTCCAGATAACTATCAGCAAAAAATATTTTTTGTATTGCATATTTCATCAATAGCATATTGTGGTGAGCGTTGGAGTGATTTGAGAAGATGGTATGCAGAGAATAATGAGATGATTATGAAAAATAACTACAATCCTCAAGGACAAGAGTGGGATATTTATTTACTTTCTTCTTTATATAAATGTTGGGTGCTATTGTTCACTAAAAAGAATTGGGAAGAGATGCATGAGATACAGTCGCATATAATTAAATTAAGAAATGAACAAGCACTATTTGAAAGAAATTTTTTAGAGTCTAAAGATAAGTTTAAGCAGTCTTATGCTTTACGGCTTATTTCAATCTATCATTGGGCGAAATGTACAGAGTTACTTTCTTTATATATAACGCAGGGAGAACCTTCAAATATTACGACTCAATTGGATAAACATTTTGAGGCTGCAATTGAAAGCGCATCTTTGAGCGGCGATTCTGAATTAGAAATGATTTTAAATTGGTTATATTGTGCTTCAAAGCAGATGATTGAAAGTTCAATATGGTGGATTTCTCGTACCATTAATTCGAGAACTACAGATTTTGTAAGATATGTAACAAGAAATCGTTCTTTATTTGAAATGTTACCTCCTCAAAAAGCTGCAATTCGCGAGCAAGGATTACTTGACCAAGCTTCAACTGCTATTGCTGTTGAAATGCCGACATCAGGTGGTAAGACTTTGTTAGCCGAATTTAAAATGCTTCAAGCACTTAATCAGTTTGAGGCTGATAAAGGGTGGGTTGCTTATGTTGTTCCTACAAAGGCATTGGTGTCACAAATTACACGTAAACTAAGAAAAGATTTTGATTCAAAAATTAGAGTAGAACAATTGTCAGCAGCAGTTGAAATAGATACATTTGAAGAGAATATGTTATCAGATAAAGACCGTTCATTTGATGTATTAGTAGCTACACCAGAAAAGCTGAATTTAATTATTCGAAATAAAAAAGTACCTAGACCTTTAGCTTTAATAGTGATGGATGAGGCGCATAATATAGAAGATGATGAAAGAGGTTTAAGGATAGAGTTTCTTCTTGCAACTGTAAAATCTGATTGTCCTACAGCAAATTTTTTATTACTAATGCCTTATGTTGAAAATGCCGCAACTTTATCAAAATGGTTGTCTTCAGATATTAGTTCTGGAAAGTCTATTAGTATAGGAAGTACACCATGGCAACCCAATGAACGAATAATTGGAATGTATAAAAAGTCAATTATTAATGATGGAGTTAAAGGGAATTGGATAATTAATTTTAAGACATTAACTACCACTCCTAAGACAATAAATTTAAATGGGGAATATTCAATTCCTGGGAATAAACATTTTGGGATACCACAATCAAAAGTTAATAAGACTATGTTAACAGCAGCTATGGCAAAAACGATGTGCGAAAGAGGAACTAGCTTGGCTATAGGCAGAACAATTGAGGATTCTTGGAAAATGGCTAGAAAAATTAGTGATGAGTTTGATATTTTAAACCCGATACCAGAAGAGATAGTACTAGTCCAAAACTACTTAAAGTCAGAAATAAGTCCCGATTTTGAATTGGTAGAAATGTTATCTAAAGGTGTTGGAGTTCATAATGCTGGACTTCCAGATGAAGCAAAGCAGTTAATAGAATGGCTTGCCGAAGAAGGATTATTGAAGGTGTTGTGTGCAACAACGACAGTGGCGCAAGGTATAAATTTCCCGGTTTCATCTGTTTTTATGCAAAGCATCTACCTTTCCACAAATCGCTATAGCAGAGAAATGAAACCAAGAGAGTTTTGGAATTTAGCTGGAAGAGTAGGAAGAGTTGGACATAGTAGTGTAGGTGTAGTAGGTATCGCATGTGAAAATGATGAAGCCAAGATAGAGACTTTTGTAAGTATGAAAACAGGAGAACTAATTTCCAGATTAGTATCAATGATCAATGAGTTATATGATGCAGGTAAGCTTTTTGATTTGAAGACTGCAATATATAATGAAGAATGGACAGATTTTCGTTGTTATATAGCACATATGTGTAATGAAAAAGCGTCTCTTGATGAGGTTATTTCTGATACAGAACAATTATTACGCAATACGTATGGCTATAATATGATGAAATCATCAAAAGATGGAGAAATAAAAGCCAAGGTTTTACTTGATGTAACACGAGAATATGCAGCAAAGCTAAAAGGATATCCTTCGTACATTGTATCAATGGCAGATCAAACGGGTTTTTCGCCAGAAAGTATTTATGCTACTCTAAATGAGGTGAAAAACCTAAAAAAAGAATTAACTTTTGATCGTTTGAAGTCACAAAGTATTTTTGGGAATGAGGGGGAATTAGCAACGTTATATGGGATAATGCTAAAATTACCACAATTAAAACAATTAACAGAAATTACAGGAGATGGGGTGGATCATAAAAGGATTGCTGCAATTACAACTGATTGGGTTTTAGGAAAATCAATTAAAGAAATAGCAATTAATTATTTTAGAGGTGAAGGTGATACTCAAAAAATAACAAATGCTTGTAAAGCAATAAATAAGCATATTGCTAATTGTGGAACATGGGGATTATCAGTTATAACTAAACTATCAGGGATTGATTTTGATGCACTCTCAGATGAGCAGAAACGCGAATTAAATTCTCTTCCTGCTATGATTTATCATGGGGTTAAAACTTCAGAGGCAGTTTTAATGAGAATGAATGCTGTACCGAGAAGTATCTCACACCAAATAGGAGAAGAATATTCCAAGGTAGCTAAAAAGTATACTGTTCAAGAAGCGCGTGAATTTATTAAGTCTTTATCAATAAAAGATTGGGATAATTTACGACATAAAGATTCATTTCTCACTGGGAAGGATTATAAAGCTGTTTGGAAGCTGCTTGCTGGGGAATAATGTATGAAGATAGTATGCTATAGCTTATAATGATATAGGGTTAGATTAGAATTATTAAAATATGGAAAAATTTTCTGAAGGAGAAGTATGATACTAATCAGAATTAAGGGGTTGTCGCATTAGCGATTATAAAAATCGCTAATCGACAGCTCCTTTTTATGAGTCTATGAAATTTTTTCTGCAAATAAAGAATTATTAGGTCTTCTATGATAAAATATAAAATCATAAGGAGGCCTAATTTTATGGCAAGAGAAAAAAAACCTATACACAAAGTACAGATGATAGAAGGGAAACGAAACATAATTTATCAACTCCTATAGGAGTACGATATTAAGACTGCTTAAAGTATTCGGGAAGCGCTTAAGGATCTACACGGTGGTACCATAAAAGAAATGATGGAAGCAGAAATGGAACATCATCTTGGTTATTAAAAAACAGAATGTTCAGACAATGATGGTTGTTGTAATGGCTACAAATCAAAGAGAATTAACAGTAGTTATGGAAGCATGGATATTTAGGTTCCTCAGGACCGTAAGTCTGCTTTTGAAGCACAAATCGTTAAAAAACGCCAAAAAGATATATTTGATTATTTGATATTGATTAAAAAAGTATGTCCATGTATGCAAAGGCATGACTACAAGGCAGATTTCCGATACTTTAGAAGACATATACGGGTTTGAGGTCTCCGAAGGCTTTAAGATGTTATTGATAAAATCATGCCACAAATTGAAGAATGGTAGAATCGGCCCATTTCAGAGACATATCCAGTACTATTCCTTGATGCAATTTATTACTCTGTTCGTGACAATGGTAGTATTCGTAAACTTGCAGCATATGTGATTTTTGGTATTAACCTGGATGAGTACAAAGAAGTGTTAACCATTAAAGTAGGCGAAAACGAAAGCTCAAAGTACTGGCTGACAGTTCTTAATGGGTTAAAGAATCGAGGAGTTCAGGATATTTTGATTATCTGTGCAGATGGATTAACAGGAATTAAGGAAGCTATAGTCACAGCATTCCCCAAAACAGAGTATCAGCGTTTATTGTTCATCAAGTAAGAAATACTATGAAATATGTTGCTGAAAAGTACAGAAAACCATTTTGCACAGATTTAAAGACCATTTATCAAGCTCCGACTGAAGAAAAGGCACTGGTTGCATTAGATAAGGTTACAGAGAAATGGGAAGGAAAATATCCAAACTCTATGAAAGGCTGGAAACAGCATTGGGATGCTATTAGTCCTATTTTTAAGTTTTCTGTAGAAGTCCATACCACAAATGCAATAGAAAGCCTGAAAGCTACTTACCGAAAACTCAATCGTCAAAGAAGTGTATTTCCAAGTGATACGACGCTATTAAAAGCCCTGTATCTATCAACGTTTGAAGCTACTAAGAAATGGACTAAACCCTTAAGGAACTGGGGGCAGGTTTATGGCGAGTTAAGCATTATGTATGAAGGACGTTTGCTTTAATTGATTACAACATATTCCTAAATTTTACAGGTAAGATATTCGCCTGTTGTTGACATGCAATAATTTAAATGCTATAAATAAAAAACAGTGCCTGAAAGCCTTTGGAAGCCTTCAGGCTCATTAATTATCATAGAAGATCTACATTTACAGACTTTTCTTCATACACTCAAAATTAATCCTATTCATGCATATGATAAGATAATTTTGGCAATATTAAGAGTATAAAACATATATAGATTTAAATTAAATTCTTGCCCAAGTTTGAGATGATGAATCTCAAAAACAGAAAATTATTTACACCCTCTAAAATTTATTACAGACTCAAAACTTATATATTTTTGGGATTACTGTGAATTTACTTAAGACTATTGGTTAGACAAAAAACTATAAAACAAAGGAATCTCACACTTTTATGTGCCTAACTTATTTATTAGAATAGTTCATTTTTTATATACCTGCATTTTTCACTATAAATTTAGTTGTATAATTTTTCACAAACTCCTGTCTTTGTAAGCTACATGCTTCTAACAACTTATTAATGTTAGCTGGATTTCTATAATTTCCATTCTGTACTACATTTTTGGCGAAAATTTCAATATTTTGTTTTAATTTACTTAGCAAACACTCATTCATAATACGTATTCGATCATCAGGCGAACAAGAGTATTCAAATACATTGCCTTTGTGCACAATTATCGGTGTTTGTTGACAACTAACTTCGTCATAAAGACTTTTAAACCAATTTATTGATCCGTTCATTTGATTACAGTCATGTTTAGATATTACGTCAGTTGTAACGCCATTTTTACACTCAATAACTAAAAATTCAAGTTCTCCAACTCTCCACAATACATCTGGTCCTTTACCAACTTCATTTTCAGGTCGTCTCCCTGTAAATCCTATATAGAATCCAATTTCTTTTAAAGCTTCTTCAAAGATGTTTGCTGTATCAGGTTTAAAAATAAGTTTATCAAGTAAATCCTTGATTTTTAGAATAAACTTATTTTCATCAAGCTTTCTTTCATCCATGTTAATTATGAATTGTTCCCCTTGTGCTTTATATCTTTTTAATTTTTTATCATATTGTATGCCTTCTATAGGTTTAATAATTTGAACATTATATTTAAGTGCAGATTTAAGAATATTTTGGGATTCAACTTTATCGATAAAATGATAATATTCTGCTGTTTGCTGTAATAACCATCCTTTCACATAATCGTCAGATTGTTGATGTGCTAAATTGTTAAGTATATTAGCAGCCTCTTTATAATTACCTATTTGGCATAAATTAAAACTGTCTCTGATACCTAAAATAATAGGATCAATTGTACCTCTTTTTTCATATTTTATATTATATAAAGCACTTTTGCTTGCATTAACCCAATCAGGATTTCTAGTTAAACAATAATTTGCTACAGAAATAATATCATCTATACTTCTATTTCTGACTTGCTTCGCAATTTCTTCTGATAGCTCTATTTGCTTTCTAGTCGCAATACTAAATTTTTCGAGAGCCTTATCAGCATATATTATATTAGTTAAAGTTCTCCCCATCATAAATATAACACAATAATCTGTGTTAGAACGTACTCCTCTACCCATACCTTGCTCTATTTTCTGAATACATTGGTTTAAAAGTCGTCTGCTTCCGTGAAGAATGGAATGCTCAAGTTTATCATAACTTCTTCTTACATCAGGAAAACCATCTATAACTAAAATTCTACAAGCTTCCTCTGGTAAATCAATCCCATCGTATCTATTAACAAAAACAACTAGTCCTACATGCTTTGCTTTTAAGGCATGAACTCCTTCCGCTATAGTCTCAGAATCAAATATTTTATCTGCAACATCTTCCCAGTATTGAGCTCTATGTTTTGATGGAACAATAACTACAGTATTATATGTTGCTGATAATTCTTTGAATTTTACTTTTAACTCATCATCTGTAATTTCAGGATTAATCTCCTGTGGTACAAGTATTAATCTATCTCCAATATCTTCAGCAGTATGCGGAGTAATAATAGTTTTAATATTTTTAGGATTGACATCGAAATGTGAAATTAAAGGACTGTCTTCTGCTAGTGTAGCACTCATAAATATTCTTCTTTTTGCATCTACAAAAGAAGTAATCTTACGAATTGGTATACTTTTTGGAGATATTTCTATCTTCCTTGTAGAAATAACACAATTGCAAAACTTTAATGAGTCTTTTAGAAGTGGCCAACTAAATAAAATTTTTGCATTCTCCCTATCATTATGTAAAATTTTCAATACATCATCATTTTTATCTATCCATGCCCAGTAGGGTACTAGCATATCTACTTCCGATATGCCGTCTTTCATTTCTA
The nucleotide sequence above comes from Defluviitalea raffinosedens. Encoded proteins:
- a CDS encoding type III restriction-modification system endonuclease, producing the protein MKLKFDKNLEYQQQAIASVVDLFRGQTPMHTNFTVSAYNGQIGLFDTENGIGNRLELDEEEILKNLQEVQLRNGLPQTKYLKAGEYDFDIEMETGTGKTYVYLRTIFELHKNYGFSKFIIVVPSIAIKEGVYKTLQITEEHFKELYDNTIYHYFIYDSSKLEQVRSFAVSDNIEIMVINIDAFRKSFTDPTKENKANIIHRTNDRLNGMKPIELIQETRPIVIIDEPQSVDTTPKAKEAIKSLNPLCILRYSATHVERHNLVYKLDAVDSYNLGLVKQIEVAGFTTKDYHNKAYLKLLSVDNKKSPITAKIEMDVKDRKGVVKRKAVTVKRGDDLYEKSGGRDVYEGYIISEIYCEVGNEYVAFTSKPDILRIGKPIGDVDDLAIKEQQIRKTIEEHLDKELVLNKLGIKVLSLFFIDRVANYRYYDENGNPQKGIYAKLFEKHYNDLIRLPKYNTLFKDIDLDTAAEEVHNGYFSADRKGVLKDTNGSTRDDEDTYNLIMKDKERLLSFDTKLRFIFSHSALREGWDNPNVFQICTLNETQSEVKKRQEIGRGLRLCVNQEGERQYGSFINTLTVIANESYEEFAAKLQKEYETESGIRFGIIETHLFANILVKQEDGSIKYLGQEASEAIFKAFLDNGYIDETGKVQDKLKIDIKDNKLNIPEDYEYVKAEITALARKVCSGLNIKNNNDKKAIKLNKQVYLDPEFKELWDRIKYKTTYSVDFDSEKLIDECCREMQKSLFISSPKLIYTKAGLDISAGGVVAEESDRYAVALDNKQENLPDIIAYLQNETNLTRKTIVEILIRSNTLHLFKKNPQKYMEQVAQIIIAKMRLMIVDGIKYTKLGDDEYYAQELFESKDKELIGYLSKNMMESKKSVYEYVVYDSANEEKFARSFENNSKVKLYAKLPGWFTIPTPLGSYNPDWAVLIDTDGKDKLYFVLETKADTMFDALRPTERAKIECGKKHFEALGTEVEFEEIDSFEEFIEETVVVS
- a CDS encoding DEAD/DEAH box helicase family protein, with the protein product MFNIDFNKIKTNNMADILPPQDIFRVLPCKNKKYEFPRDVQTDVWKQWYELRNQKDIVIKMNTGSGKTVVGLLILKSCLNEGISPAVYVVPDSYLIEQVIEEGKSLGIDVTTNEADLNFVRGKAILVINIFKLVNGKSIFGMRRPGENISIGSILIDDVHACLNTTEKQFTIEIERNDPKYDLIFSLFEEELYKQSNIKALEMKDGISEVDMLVPYWAWIDKNDDVLKILHNDRENAKILFSWPLLKDSLKFCNCVISTRKIEISPKSIPIRKITSFVDAKRRIFMSATLAEDSPLISHFDVNPKNIKTIITPHTAEDIGDRLILVPQEINPEITDDELKVKFKELSATYNTVVIVPSKHRAQYWEDVADKIFDSETIAEGVHALKAKHVGLVVFVNRYDGIDLPEEACRILVIDGFPDVRRSYDKLEHSILHGSRRLLNQCIQKIEQGMGRGVRSNTDYCVIFMMGRTLTNIIYADKALEKFSIATRKQIELSEEIAKQVRNRSIDDIISVANYCLTRNPDWVNASKSALYNIKYEKRGTIDPIILGIRDSFNLCQIGNYKEAANILNNLAHQQSDDYVKGWLLQQTAEYYHFIDKVESQNILKSALKYNVQIIKPIEGIQYDKKLKRYKAQGEQFIINMDERKLDENKFILKIKDLLDKLIFKPDTANIFEEALKEIGFYIGFTGRRPENEVGKGPDVLWRVGELEFLVIECKNGVTTDVISKHDCNQMNGSINWFKSLYDEVSCQQTPIIVHKGNVFEYSCSPDDRIRIMNECLLSKLKQNIEIFAKNVVQNGNYRNPANINKLLEACSLQRQEFVKNYTTKFIVKNAGI
- a CDS encoding DEAD/DEAH box helicase; this translates as MLKNEDLYRLEQHWAVSAIPKNVRDHCFSEIEKIIVQKSVGKQLGFNYVTSNQLKMQIRKIISAYEIAAIENIGSIINPTEANLDRGLFIAASWKAYELYRAMEIPDNYQQKIFFVLHISSIAYCGERWSDLRRWYAENNEMIMKNNYNPQGQEWDIYLLSSLYKCWVLLFTKKNWEEMHEIQSHIIKLRNEQALFERNFLESKDKFKQSYALRLISIYHWAKCTELLSLYITQGEPSNITTQLDKHFEAAIESASLSGDSELEMILNWLYCASKQMIESSIWWISRTINSRTTDFVRYVTRNRSLFEMLPPQKAAIREQGLLDQASTAIAVEMPTSGGKTLLAEFKMLQALNQFEADKGWVAYVVPTKALVSQITRKLRKDFDSKIRVEQLSAAVEIDTFEENMLSDKDRSFDVLVATPEKLNLIIRNKKVPRPLALIVMDEAHNIEDDERGLRIEFLLATVKSDCPTANFLLLMPYVENAATLSKWLSSDISSGKSISIGSTPWQPNERIIGMYKKSIINDGVKGNWIINFKTLTTTPKTINLNGEYSIPGNKHFGIPQSKVNKTMLTAAMAKTMCERGTSLAIGRTIEDSWKMARKISDEFDILNPIPEEIVLVQNYLKSEISPDFELVEMLSKGVGVHNAGLPDEAKQLIEWLAEEGLLKVLCATTTVAQGINFPVSSVFMQSIYLSTNRYSREMKPREFWNLAGRVGRVGHSSVGVVGIACENDEAKIETFVSMKTGELISRLVSMINELYDAGKLFDLKTAIYNEEWTDFRCYIAHMCNEKASLDEVISDTEQLLRNTYGYNMMKSSKDGEIKAKVLLDVTREYAAKLKGYPSYIVSMADQTGFSPESIYATLNEVKNLKKELTFDRLKSQSIFGNEGELATLYGIMLKLPQLKQLTEITGDGVDHKRIAAITTDWVLGKSIKEIAINYFRGEGDTQKITNACKAINKHIANCGTWGLSVITKLSGIDFDALSDEQKRELNSLPAMIYHGVKTSEAVLMRMNAVPRSISHQIGEEYSKVAKKYTVQEAREFIKSLSIKDWDNLRHKDSFLTGKDYKAVWKLLAGE